In the Cytophagia bacterium CHB2 genome, CTAAGAACTGATTTTTGCCAAACTACAGTTGATATAAGTTGAGGCTGACAAGCCGGCAGCCGGAGCAAACGGCGAGCGGAATTGCGGCAAGCCGTTGGCGCTGCGGCTGAAATTGAAGCCTGATTTGGGCACACCCTGCGTGCGCGCGTCTGTGGTGATATCGAACGGAAACGCGGACTGCAATCCGAGCCGGCGGAACCCGAAGATATCCTGTCCGGCGGAGATGTCGAGAAACAGGTTCAAGCTGGAGGGCGTGCTGAACGCACGATTGTAGGTGGCGCGGAAATTATGCGAAGTGCTGGGTTTGAAGACCAGCGCGGCGCGCGGCGAGAACACCGGATCTTTAATGCGATTGTGGTCATCAACACGCGCAGCCAGCAACAAATCGAGTTTGGAAGACAACTGGGTCTCAGACTGGACATATGCTCCAAACTCGTTGCTGCTATCGTCGTTTTCATTGCGGCCATTGATGGTGTTATCTGTATCTGGCCGAGTGAGCAGGGCGTCAACGCCGTATGTAAAGCGTTGGCGCTGGCCGAGCATCATGCTGTGCTGGATCTGACCGACATAGAGTTTGGAATTGTCAACGATGAGCGCGCCGTCACGCAGCAAGTAGGTATCACCCGCATTGCTTTGATTCACAAAACCCTGCACGAAAAGGTTTTTGTAGAGAAAACGCGCTTGCGCATAGCTATAGGTCCAATCAACGGCCTGTCCCGCGCCAATACCGGTGTATTCAATATTGCTCGCACGGTTGAAGCCGCCGCTTAAAATAAGGGTGGATTCGTTGTTCAAGCGAAAATCCATGCGGCCTTCGGCAGCGATTTTTTCAACGTCGAAATCGCGCGAATTCAGCCTTTTTTCGCCGACCGGCACATTGCCCGTTGTGGTTTGGCGATAGAGTTGAATGGAATCCGGCTCAGCGGGATCCGAACTTTCCCAATCATGTCCCTTATAGTATTGCGCTGAAATTTTATACCCAACATTATGTCCCAACAGGCCGGCATGGCGCAGAGCCGTCAAATAGATGTTGCGTCCGCCTTGCGGCTCACGTTGTGAAAGATTGACAAAATCACGGCCGCCGCCACCAATGCTGAGCGTCGTTCCCTGAGATTCGAATGGTGAACGGGTGATGATATGCATTACCCCGCTGGCGCTGTTCGGGCCATACAAAGCCGAGCCTGGCCCGGACACCACTTCGATGCGGGAAATATCTTCGCTGGTGGTTGGAATAAAATTGTAGGCATTCAGGCGCAGCGAGGGCACGTTGGCGTAACGATTGTCGACGAGCGAGAGCAATGATCCGGAGAAAATGTTGTTGAAACCGCGCACAGTCACATTGCTTTGAGAAATGCCGTTGGAGGAGATATCGACCGCAGGCAAGCCTCGCAAATAATCGGTAGGACTGGTGGTCGCGCGGCCACGGATCTGCGTCGCTTCAAGAACCGAAACCGCTGCCGGCGCTTCAAGCGCTTTTTCCTGGCGCCGCGAAGCCGAGATGACCACCGGGTTGAGCGAAATGCCGGAGGGCTCGACCGCAATGTCCACTGTTTTGGTTTCACCAGCAGCCAATGTCACGTTCGTGAGAACTTTTCTCTCGTAGCCGATGAACGAAACCGTGATCGTGTAGGTACCGGCCGGCAGGTTGGGCACTTCAAA is a window encoding:
- a CDS encoding TonB-dependent receptor, which encodes MVKRQWLSRVSLLLFTLVVALAPLSLWAQTATLKGTVTDAESKEKLPGASVAVTSPGLAPTGAAADASGNFEVPNLPAGTYTITVSFIGYERKVLTNVTLAAGETKTVDIAVEPSGISLNPVVISASRRQEKALEAPAAVSVLEATQIRGRATTSPTDYLRGLPAVDISSNGISQSNVTVRGFNNIFSGSLLSLVDNRYANVPSLRLNAYNFIPTTSEDISRIEVVSGPGSALYGPNSASGVMHIITRSPFESQGTTLSIGGGGRDFVNLSQREPQGGRNIYLTALRHAGLLGHNVGYKISAQYYKGHDWESSDPAEPDSIQLYRQTTTGNVPVGEKRLNSRDFDVEKIAAEGRMDFRLNNESTLILSGGFNRASNIEYTGIGAGQAVDWTYSYAQARFLYKNLFVQGFVNQSNAGDTYLLRDGALIVDNSKLYVGQIQHSMMLGQRQRFTYGVDALLTRPDTDNTINGRNENDDSSNEFGAYVQSETQLSSKLDLLLAARVDDHNRIKDPVFSPRAALVFKPSTSHNFRATYNRAFSTPSSLNLFLDISAGQDIFGFRRLGLQSAFPFDITTDARTQGVPKSGFNFSRSANGLPQFRSPFAPAAGLSASTYINCSLAKISS